The genomic interval cattcactcattcagctaAGCCCAACTGTGTACACAAATCTGTAGTAGGTGCTATAAAAAATAGGCCTGATCTCACCAAGGGCTCAGACAACACAAAATCATCCGATCTGGGGAGGAAGGGACTACTCATCTAAGAGCATCCACCCTCCacttccacctccaccccaggggAAGAGCCCACCAAGGGGGCAGATGCTTGCATGCAGCAGCTCTAATAGTCTGACAGGTAGAAAGCGATTCTTGAGGATGAGAGGAAGCAAACTCCCCATGGCTTCTGCCCTTGGATCCTAGGTCTCTACCTGCTCTGCTCTGTACTCCCTACTCATTTCATCTCCCTTCCCTGTGAAAGCCCTTCAAACACCTGAAGACAGAGCTCTTCCCGTCCTTTTCTTCCTCAGGCTACATGGCCTGTTCCTGCAGCCATTCCTCAGGTGCTACCAGTGTGCGAGAGGCTTACCACCCACTGTACTGACTCTCTGCTCTCATTCCTTTGAAGCAGCTTCTGATGTTTCATCCTGGGAATCTCTCTTGCGGCAGATCACAAAACTGTCCGTGGAACAAAGAGATGCCTTGGCTCTTAGAAAAGAACTTACGCTCTCAAAAAACAGATGAATCTCCAACTGCCACCTTTCTTCACATATCCTGGAAAGCTAACTGGATATGCCTTTAGTCCCACCCATATCTAGTTCAGACATTGACCGATGGGGAAGTGAAGAGACTTGCTTAAGGGCACACAGGAGTCGCAGACAGAGTTGCACGTGGCCCCCAGCTCTTTTTGCCCCCAGCCCTGTTCTCTGTCTCCTGTGCCACATCAGGGCTTTGCAGTTTATCCAGTGACTACTACACCTGCTTGGTCATCAGATCCTCATAACAAACCATCTCCAGATGAAGTAAACGAATGCCCAGAAAGGGATATCAACTTGTGTGTGGTCCCACAGCAAGGAAGTGACAGAGGAACCCAGATTCAAGTGCAGGTCCTTGGCGTCAAGTCTAGTTCTTGCCACCATAACCCAGTTGTTTCCCCCACTGGCTCTTGTGTGTTGGCCTTGTGGACACAGAGGTGAGATGCCACAGTGACCAATGTGGGGATACACATTTGGCTCTAAAAATCCACCTGGGACAGGACAGAGAAGACCTGCAGAGAGATGATTTGAGGCCCTTGTTGACAGTGAGATGAATGTGTTTCAGCAGTGAAATGTGGTCagcaacaagtgttggcaaggttaATAGGAGGCCACCATCCACAGGCTACTTATGGAGGCAAGAACAAAAGTTTGGCCGTCTTGGGAGGCACTGAGCTCCTCGTTTCTGGAAGGGGAAATAGAGGCTGAATGACCACTTGGCAGCTTGCAGTTCTAGGAAGGATTTCTTTTGTGATGGTGTGAGCCTCCATTGCCTCACACATTTCCAGAGGCAATGTTTGCTCTAACTTGTCTCGTGGGGCTCAGGGCCTTTTTAAGAGGAAAGATAGGAATGGTGGCTGTCTTGGCCAGGCTCTAGGACAGGTGGAAAGCCAGATGCCAGTGCCATGTGTCCAGATAAAGTATGTGACACCAATGTCAAGGTGGCACTCCTAAAAGAAAGTGGGTGGTGGGTTGCTGCCAGGCTGCCTTCTTAGAGCAGAACTTCCCAGGCGAAAGTTCTTTTAACTATCATTCTCCTGCAGTCAGATCTCAACCTGACCTGGAATCAGAGGACTGAGCATACAACTTCTCCAAATCAGGATTTCCAAAAGAGCCGCAGTTTTGTGGTGCAAATTTTGGCCTTCTTGGTTGACAGGGCCAGGGATGGACCCACCTGGACAGGCCTCTCCAGGAAGCTGGTTCCTCTCTCACCCCCTCTGGCTTCCTCAGGCCTGAAGTACCAACTTGTCCCCCACAAGGGGGTGCTGGACATAATTCCTTGCAAGAAAACCTAGATTCCCTGGGGCTTTACACAATGAGTTGCTCAGAGCCTGGAGGGTGGGAGGCCACGTGGGGAGGCACGAAAATTGGCCCTTAAATATTTCAAGTGCTCTGGGTCAGCCCTGTACTCTAAGGACTCTTAGGGGAATTGTTTTGGGAACAGATCTTGTAAATTCTTATTCTTCTGGCTTTAATATTCTCAGAGCAGAGTTTAGGGAGCAGAGAAGCAGatagagggtgggaggggggaagcCAGAGAGGTGGGCCTAGCAGGATTCTCAGTGCAGCTCTGACTGAGGGCACATGTTCAAGGCAGTAGAGAGATGAAAAAGCCCCCAGCCAtgctctcctctcccccactAGTGTACAGTCTAGTGGGGATGAATAGAAGCCCAAGGACACTAATAGGTGACAGAagatgtcaactgaaaaaaaaaagtgcaacctAAAAGTTGCAAAATTATGTGTTAtttggggaccttactgaggactatagccagGTAAACAGCCTCTCGGCTCagaggaactgttccaaagaggtaagggaggagccaggatacgTAGGaatttttgctaaaaaaaaaaatagtgtagttgaacatcaaaagattactgttaatcacaaaaaccagacatctcaagtgaattaatttagtgcttttccgtgtatgggaagatgcaagagtctaagctcattgaaattattccttggatatgcatcttaactatctaagaccagtatcctgtttttctccatcctgaatgcCCCTCAGGGCTCCCAGGTGGAGGTGGCTACAGCAGCTGATGGCTTGATAGCCGGCAGCATTTTCTTGTCCACAGCAAGATCGCAAACTATCACGTAGGCCTGAAGTGCTACAGGGGATACTGAAAGGAGAGATGGCACTTGGGAGGTGGCAGAAATGGGGGCAGTGTCACTTCAGGTGGGGACATGGAAGGTTTCGATCCATGACCGGCTTGTTTTGGATATCCTACAAAGTGGTCCAATGTGTTTGtgttggggtgaggggagagcacACTGGAGAGGTGGGTGTCTTGGGGCCACGTGGGGCCAGCCCTGACCTGGGAGCCGAAGGAGCCAGCAAATGTATtacatataaatgtttttaatgagtTTTGTTAACCGTAGGGTGGagcttatttctgttttcttcaaggCTTAGTTCTTAAGACGCCACGCTGTGCAAAGATCCCTTCAGAAAGTATGGGTTGGTGTTTCAAGTATGCCTGTTCCTCTGCAACCCCATCACGGGCCACCCAAAGGGGGAtttgggcggggggagggtgttATGGTTTTGAGTCAGTAAAGCAAATTGGGGATTGTTGTCAAATTGAactttgtgggaattccctggtggtccagtggttaggactccgtgctttcactgccagatgggggttccatccctggtgggggaactaagatccccaaagccacacagcgtggccaaaaacaaaataaaacaagcaaaaaaaattgTACTTTGGGTGTACACTTTCCATGTCACTGGGTTTATACTACGGAGTATAAAACgatacagtggaaaaaaattattagaagaattAGGAAATATGAATTCTCTAATCCCATCACTGATCCAGTGGATTTGAAGCAAGTCATTTCCCAACTTTAGCTCTCACTTTCCTCAACTAAAATGAAAGGGCCTGACTGGGGCTCGTTCAGTTTGAGAATCATTTTCTGATTCACAGGGGGAAGACTGGAGGTGCTAGTTCCGGATGCCTCCGTAATGACCACGTCCCTTGACATGCCATTTCATTCCCATGGCAACAGCTCTGTTTGGGCTCCACTGGCCTCTAGCTCTTTAGCAGCTGCTGCAGGTCGGAGGTTTCAGGACTTTGTCCAGGGGCCACAGGGGTGGctaatttctgtctctctcttacaGTTTCTGAGTTTATGCTAAAAGTTCTCTCTCCATTTACTGTGAGGTGAGCTCACAGTAAATCCTGGTAGAGTGTAGAattcagcaagaaaaagaggTACAGAGGTTTAGTTTATATGAAACGCTGATATGCAAATAAGATTAGCCAGGCATTTTGTCCCCCCTCAAATCTCATTTATGAATGGTTCTTGATTGAGTTATCACACAACTGCCCCAGAGGCTGCTAAAGTGCCATCCTGGGAGGCAAGAATTGAGCTACAGGATATATGTGTGACTCCTGATAAGTCCCTTCCagaccagtttcctcatctgtacaaggAAGAGTTTAGAatactgttatgggctgaattgtgtgccCCCCTCCATCCCAAGTTCATATGTCAaattcctaacccccagtacctcagaatgtgaccttacttggaaatagggtcattgtagTTGTAATTggttaagataaggtcatactggagtaggctGGTGGGGGgtccctaattcaatatgactggtgtccttataaaaaggaaaactttggATACAGATACAGACACAGGGAGAACGCCACGTGAAGAGAAATACAGACATCAGGGGGATGCACCTACAAAACAAGGCTCACCAAacattgccagcaaaccaccagaagctaggggagaggcacAGAACAGATTCGCCTTCATCACCCTCAGAAAGAACCACACTTGCTgccaccttgatctcagacttctatcctccagaactatgtgacaataaatgtctgttgtttaagccactcacttTGTGGTATgtcgttatggcagccctagcaagctAATACAACTACATCACTGATTCCCCATGTTTTCACTACCAAGAATCCCTTTGCTCTTTGTCCTTTTGTGGACtccatttatttaacagatatttattgagcacctactatatgccaggcccttCTCTAGTCATTGGAGATACACAAAGTCAAAAAGCAAAGATCCCTCCCTCTTGTGTTCAttctatgttttaaaacatttagttGGCCAAGTATAGTatagtttattttagtttagtaatAATTTGGGTATTTTCTCATGAGATAACCAGGATTACCTCATCAGTGTGATATAATTAGTGCCAAAATCAAATGAAGGTGATGTTTTTAAGTAGCTGTTGATCCCTTATGGCAAGTAAATACATTCAATTCATTaggtttctaaaaatattaaaaattgtcaGAACCCCCTTTACTACATTTATGGACCCCTAGGGGTTCAAGGACCTCATCACAAGGTGATTAGCTAGAGCAGGGGTCCTCAAAATTTTCCTGggaagggccagatagtaaatactttaggctttgtggcccatacagtctctgtcacaaacAACTACACAATGCTgtcattgtagcatgaaagcagccataggcaatacaAAAGAATGAGCATGGAAgagttccaataaaattttatttatggacactgaaatctgaatttcatgtAGTTTTCTCGTGTGACGAAatgttattcttcttttgattttttttaaccatttgaaaACGGAAAGACCTTTCTTAACTCATGCGCTGTagaaaaacaggtggcaggcacGCTGTAGATATTTGGCCGGCTGGCCAGTTTGCTGACCCATGAGCTTAGATTCTCTCTAATTCTGCTCTAGTTCTGGCATTAGGTGGTTCTTATACCCCAAAGGGTCTAGGTGAGGACCGGTGAGGGATTACAAATTTAGTAATTTGAACTCAGACCCGGGCTTCCTGCTTTCCGGTCCGCGGCCCCTAACACTGCTCTAAGCTGCTGGTTTAGTCATGATTTCAGATGTGGTCTTTGTATCCATGTGGTGCAGAAAATAGATGTGCGGTCAGCGGCCCTTTCCAGGCGTTGACCATGTAAGGGCTGTCCTCTTATTAGCAGCCAGTGGCAACCTAATTTTGTCAAGCCTGACCCTAGGCTTACGCACCCTTTTCGTTTATGTATCTCTCGGGTTGCGCAGCCCGGGAGGCCCATCTGTCCCTTACTATTTGAGTCCCTGTTGTCTCATTGGCAGCTTTCTGAGCAGCTgcaaaatgtttttaactttaagTGGAAGCTGGGATCACCAGCGTCTGGCCTGGAACAGTCTCTCTCAGCAAGGGCTCTTTCAGCTCTGACATTCCCTAGCTTTACGGACTCGGTGAGTGTTAAACTAACTCCTCCCAGCTTCCCACGGCTGGACTTTCACTGGGGGCAATAATTAATGAGGCGTTTACTCAAGGACTGGGGAATAATGTGCACTacttttttgtgttgttgttgtcgtCGGAAACTGCTTGGTTGCCTAGCACCCCAGTCGTCTGCCTGGTCTTCCTTCCTCGCAGATCATCTGTTCCAGTCGCCTCGCAACCACAGCTCGGCGACAGGGGCCGGAACGGGGACGAGAAGTGCTCGCGCGCGCTCAGGGGGCGGCCGCAGCACCGCCCTCCCCGGAAGAACATGCTGCGAGGCAAGTCCCGGCTCAACGTGGAGTGGCTGGGGTACTCGCCCGGCCTGCTCCTGGAGCGCAGGCCTCTCTTGGCAGGGCGCACGCCCCGCAGCCCCGGCCGGTAAGTCACGTGAACGCTCGCGACCGCGCCTGCGCCTGCGCCTGCGCCTGCGCCCGGAGTCACCTCGGCGCGCCGCGCCTGCGCGCTGCGGCCCGCCGCCCGGCGCTCGCCGGCACTTCCGGCGCGGTCCGCCTCGACCGGTCTCCCGCGGAGCCGATTAAGCGCGGACGCCGAGCCCAGCCCGCCTCTGAGCACCTGCTGCGGGCGTGGCGACGCCATGGAGCGCTTTGATAAAGCGGCGCTGAACGCGGTGCAGCCGTGCGACTTCAGGTAGTCCGGGGCAGGGCCGGGGTCGGGCGGGGGCCTGGAGCACGAGGCGGACCGGCCCTGGCCGGGAGCGGGACAGGAGGGAAGGCCCGGGCCGACCGGGCTGACCTGCGGTGGGTGGGCGTGAGGTCTGGACCCTCGGGGTCGCAGCGCGGGCTACAGGAGAGAGGGGAAGTGGGTTGGGACTTGCAGCGTCTGCACGCCCGGCCCCTACCCTTCGCTCGGGAGCAAGGGACCCGGGGTCTTGGGGGATAGGTCGGGGGGCCTTCAGCTCCTGTTTCTGGCCTAGCACCACTTCTCGCTGTTGTCTATATTGCGATCTTGCTGTTTGCAGTCTTTTTCCCCGCTGCAGggtgagctccctgaggacaggaacCTGGCCTTCTCCATCTCCGTGTCCCCCACAGGGCCTGCATCGTCggggcttaataaatgtttgctgtacGCATGAACgaatggaagggagaaaggactctccctgatttgagtcttcttcacTTGGGGAGTCAGTAGGATGGGGGCTGGTGGCCGAGTAGAGGGAACCTGAGGAGAGAGCGGGTGGTTCTTGATACCTCACGAGGCCAGAGGATGGGGAGGGTTTTAGCCGCCATTCAGTGTGTGCCAGGCTCAGCTTAGGTGCTTTGTTACATACATTATCAGAATTAAGAAAGTGCttagtttcctgatttttaaaaacgaTGAAGTTGACTCAgaataagtgacttgcccaagatcacacggTTAGGTCACACAATTAATAAGTGTTGAAGCTGGCAGTTGTCCAAGCCCACTGACTCCAAAGCCCGTGATCTTTGGAGCCCCGTGATCTTTTTCACTCTCACAATGGCAATGtaggtgtttgtttattttttttattactgtctAGTAGTGACGCTACCAACAGGTATTTTTATTAAGTTCACTTAGAATACAGTATAGCCTTCCTAGACTGATTCTAGTGTTTCCTAATGGAGTTTGCAGTGAAATCTACTTGCAGTGGAAGTCTTGCTTGCCATAAAAGGGAACATGGTAAGCTCTATCTGCTTAATGTTTGCTGCAGAAGTTTATATGAAGTGGGTAAACTCTAGATGGTTTTAAGAGTGGGGACACAGTAAGGTTCATCCTGAATTATTTGTTTCGTGTGAGGCCAGTTCAAATTCTGAATGTtctcattcttcatttctaacaagtctCAGTAACACCCGATCAGACACATAGGAGAAATCAGTTGAATGACATCAGTAGCTTTGTTTTAGAATAAATCACCGGTTATACCCAAGCTGGCAAGGAGAAAATGTCCTATAAACACAAGAGGAAGTTTGAAaactaattttcaaaagtttGTATGCTTAACTTTGTACTTAGTCCTATATTTGTGAGACTGAAAGTCAAATTTTTGGAGCTTGAGGTAAAGAGAGAGGTGAGAAGGAGTTGGAGATAAGCTACAAATTGTTAAGATATGCTATGTGTAGAGTGCGTGGGGCTAGAAATTAACATGCAGAAAAGATTCTGTTCGCGTGGTAGGATCATAAGTGATTTTGTGTGCTTTAAAACAGTTTTATGGTATTATATCATCTTTTCTATAGTAAACTTTTCTCAAAGCCAGGCCAGATAATAGATATTCAAGAGATGATCTAAAGAACAGGAGAACCGGTTAACCTTCCCTTTCTCTAGGTTCTCAAGCTTTGTTTCTTTATCAGGTTAGATGATCTGAATTTTGCACACCAAAAacacatactttattttattttattttatttaagtatttatttttctcacacacacacacactgtattttatttttacaagagataaataaactgacaccaagcattgtaaatggatgaccacaacaaaagcaacaatgattgcaattaccaaacatgaaacacactcatactatgtcataatattgacattcagtccaataatcctccactgtaacagctcctttactttgcagtgaaaattgatttgtatattttttgcctctgagtccttgtgggatttttttttattcaaacagaaagtcacaaaaattataatcatcctcatcagttcactcagtcccatgtaattaatgttttttttcatcttgatcttttgttagcacttttatgaattcatcagttttccattagagttctgaaaatgcttattcattcagttcagcagtatagttagttaccagaaacctgtacttgtcagagtcttttccatgaattccttgaagatgaaacccttttataggaacatttttgcaaaagcatcagagtacacccagaactgtctgtaaatgacaaaagacttaaaaatgaccacggttaaagatttgatgaaagttcataatgcaattgacaaggaaatttagttacttctgagatatacattttaaagtaataactagaattatgatttacaacattatacaagaacatataagatttttagaaatttcatgtaatgtctgaaacatttatattaacatatttccatacaaataacccaaagaaagtttagtattagttgtttttttgtttgtttgtttgtttatactgcaggttcttattagtcatcaattttatacacatcagtgtatacatgtcaatcccaatcccccaattcagcacaccaccatccccaccccactgcggttttccccccttggtgtccatatgaaaAACACATACTTTAACTCCCCAAAGAAACACCATGAAGGTCAAGTTTTTTGTTGGGGTCCACAAAAGAATTGGCCAAATACCgactttatgtatgtatgtatgtattaattttttatacaatttttaaagggttaCACTCCATacatagttattacaaaatattggctacattccccgtgttgtacaatacatccttgtagcctatctacacaatagtttgtacctcccactccccttcccctgtATTgcgcctcccaccctccccactggtaaccactagtttgttctgtatatctgtgaatctgcctcttttttgttttcactagtgtgttgtattttttagattccacgtgtaagtggtatcatacagtctctgacttatttcacttagcataatgccttccaagtccatccacgttgctgcaaatggcaaaatttcgttctttatggctgagtagtgttccattataCGTATGTATTGatatgtttgtgtctgtgtgtgtgtgtatacatatatatatcgtatctcctttgtccattcatctgttgatggatacttaggttgcttctgtatcttggtaattgtaaataatgctgctgtgaacattggggtgcatgtatcttttcaaattagtgtttttgttttctttggatatgactttttgtatttttttatatagaaCTCCTGCAGACACTCATATTATTCATGAACATTACacaataaatttttctaaaatttttctgttAGGAAACAGTGTAAGGGAGCTTATGTATGTTAGATGAGAATGTATAGCTCAGTGATCACCAAAGTGGGATGTATTAAAAGATGATTCATTGAAGTATGGAAAGAAAATAGTAGAATTTCtgcataaattaaaatttttttaaccttatccTTTTTAGTGTCTGTTTTTgcatgtgttttatattttaaagaatgcatgagtaatatatgtatagataatttattttaaaaatcattatgccTGTATGGGGGTATGTGctcaaaacttttatttaatgATGGATTGCACAGTCAAAAAAGTTTGTAGACCACTGGTATAAACGTGAAATGTTCCCTTCCTTTGTGGCCTGCCAGAAGCCTCTCCTGTAATGGTATACACAATTATAAGAACTCCTTTGCCTGGATTGTCTAGGGGTACAGAGGAATGTGCAGGACTGGCTAGGACACAAGCTATCATGTTAAGTGCTGTAACAACAGGCATGAACTAAGTGTGGTTGGATCCCAGAGCGATGAATCGTTCCAGCTGGCATAATCAGGAAAGGTGCCTAGAAGAGAGGTTATTCTGGGGGGACCTTGAAGGCTGGGCTGTATTCTTCCTAGAGATATAGATAAAAACGAACCTCTTGCTGAGTATTACCAGAAAGAATTAAGTTCAAGTGTTGACTACGAGCATAAAGGTAGACGTGTGTTAAGGTTGTAGGGGAGCAGCACTTGCCACCCCGAAGTGTCTCTTTGGTGTGCAGATTATTTCAAACTGAAAACAGTCAAGGCCCAAAAGACCCAGGAAGAAACGTTGACCTTCCCCTTAATCGCCTACAAaaatttagatagagggcctgtTCCTGGAagagagctatcaccagagatacctgcaaagaatatgggccaGGTGTGGGGGAAATGGGGCATAGAGACCGGAGTCCACTTTGTGTCCCATAGACTGCACGGCCTAGCAAACacttgtttaccaaacatttgctttgccatctccatgtgaattgccttcttcccctttgaagtccccAACCCCTACCcgcaacatcctcttttgtctttagctgaagatggtatttaaggcgAGGGTTTCGGCCATTTTGGCGAgttactcagttctcctgggtctcttccACGTATACATGTTACTcaactttgatttttctcctgttaatatgtctcatgtcaatttaattcttagaacaGCCGGAAGAACCcaggagggtagaggaaaatttcttcctccctgacaagGTAGTGTGAGGATGGTTAGATTTAAGGACTTTATCTAAAGGTTAAAAGCTGTAGGGCTTACTGCGTTTAAACGTAATGTGTGAGGTGGTATGTTTGAGGTACGTGTGTGTCCAGGGTTGCTGGAAGCTTACTGCGGCTTCACTGTCAGTGTGCTGCTCATTTGTGACAGTGCATTAGGACAAATGCTGACGTATATCTACTTATCAGTAAAACAACATTAAGGAATATTTGAAAGTGGGGAAATAACTTTATTATTGTGTATTAATCTGGAGTCCTTTTTCATGTGCACACATTTTTAACATAATTGGAATAGTTAGTATACATCAGGGGTTGGCAAAgtttttctggaaagggccagttagtaaatattttaggttttgaggGCCATGTGGTCTGGCGCCACCACTAAGCTCTGCCTCTGTAGCTCCATGAAGTCTTAGGTGATGCATAGACAAGCGGGTGTGGCTATAATGTTTACATTGCTAATGTTTTAAGTAACAGTTTATCTGACTTGTTTCTCTTTaagcatataattttaaaagcttaattgcattcttcagaatcattttgttgtattcTGGAACAAAACTTTTCCCATTGCAATATTtccattgattttaaaatagtctGGAAGAATAGAATTCACTGAACGAAAAGTGTTTTGATATCAAACTTTTAATGCATCCATGTTGTGAAGGCCGTCTGAGTTGTACTCTAGCTAtttaattacaaagaaatttGAGTAAGTTTCCTTCAGCTGCATTCAGATTGTTCTAGGCTCCTATTTCTTTGGAGATTCTCAAACCTTGTCTGTACTGTATTCAGCTAGCCACTGATAGGATGCTTTGTGAAGGGACGTTCATTAGTTGTTTTCTGTGTATCTTCTCCCTTGCTACCTCCATTGTGAATTCTGTAAATCGTGTACATTTGCATAGCACTTGGGAGATTACAGACCACTTTTTTGCACTTTATGCTTCCTTTCACACTGGATCTGCTGCTGGATTTCTAGGATCTTCTAATTTTGAGTCCCTGGCACTGCCCCTTCTTCCTCTCGCCACTGCTTTCAAGGCAGGGGCAGTGTTCCCAGCATCTTTTCTGTGGGTATTTATAGCATTTATGGACACAAGAGTAGTTGGAAATGGCTGTGCAGgctctgattttctctttgtttactttATTCCAGAAATGAAAGTTCATTAGCATCCACTCTGAAGACGCTCCTGTTCTTCACAGCTTTAATGATCACTGTACCTATTGGGTTATATTTCACGACTAAATCTTATGTTTTTGAAGGTAATCCTAGACCATAAAACAAGACATTTTCTCCCTTAACTATATTTGAGATTCTGTGCTTTTATgacttctttatatctttaaacTGGGTATTCTTAATTTTGCttcttctgttttgcttttcaaaaatcaCGTTGCATGAAATGAACTTTCATCACTCGGTTATTTCAGTTTGACGTCATATTTGCTTATGGTTTTCTGTGGAATAGCTTGCAGATCCTTTCTTTTAACAGCCCTTTGAGAGCAAGAGTTGCCTGACATGGAAGGAGGAATTTGGGGGAATGTACCTTTGGTGGAAGACattggaaggaagagaaaataaagctcCCTTTTTTAATGTCAGAGTCCTTAGATGAAGTGATCAATTGTggttttcattcaaaataatgtTCTTCTTGTGTAGAAGGTATTCAAATCTTTAAGTGAATACTTGATTTATCACTGTGCAAAGCATTCCTTTTTAATTGTCTGACTAGTTAAATATATAGCTAATAAAAATTAGTATGCTTTGTTTTTTGTACTTTGATACATTTTggaataaaatggaaactttttttctctCGATAGGCGCCTTTGGGATGTCCAATAGGGACAGCTATTTTTATGCTGCTATTGTTGCAGTGGTCGCCGTCCACGTGGTGCTGGCCCTCTTTGTTTATGTGGCCTGGAATGAAGGCTCACGGCAGTGGCGTGAAGGCAAACAGGATTAAAGTGAAC from Balaenoptera musculus isolate JJ_BM4_2016_0621 chromosome X, mBalMus1.pri.v3, whole genome shotgun sequence carries:
- the VMA21 gene encoding vacuolar ATPase assembly integral membrane protein VMA21 isoform X1, which translates into the protein MLRGKSRLNVEWLGYSPGLLLERRPLLAGRTPRSPGRNESSLASTLKTLLFFTALMITVPIGLYFTTKSYVFEGAFGMSNRDSYFYAAIVAVVAVHVVLALFVYVAWNEGSRQWREGKQD
- the VMA21 gene encoding vacuolar ATPase assembly integral membrane protein VMA21 isoform X2; translated protein: MERFDKAALNAVQPCDFRNESSLASTLKTLLFFTALMITVPIGLYFTTKSYVFEGAFGMSNRDSYFYAAIVAVVAVHVVLALFVYVAWNEGSRQWREGKQD